The DNA sequence TTCCAGCACAGACTGGACCTTCTGGCCCGAGTCGACCGCCTCGTCTCCTCCGTCAACCACCCTAATCCAGACGCCTCTTATTCCATCGAAACGTCCATTCACTTCTTCTCATCTGCCGTGAAGCCCCTGTGGAACAAATACATCCGACTGCTCTCTTCCCCGCCTCCAGACTCCACTCCGTCTCAACTCGCGTCTCGGTTCCCCTTCTCCTCCTTCATCGGCTCCCCTCCCTCCGAACTGTTCCCGGACCCCGCGGACGTCGAGTCCGTCGCCCTCAGGGCCCACCAACTCTGGTCCTCCCACCTCTCGCCTCTTCTCGACGAGCTCGAAAAGTGCAGGCCCTTCGAAGTCCTTCGGTCCTCCCACGACCACGGCAACTACCTCCTCTCCAAACAGGCAAAAATAGTCGCCATGACCTGCACCCACGCCGCCCTGAAGCGACAGGCCCTCATCCAGCTGGGATTCTCCTTCGACAACTTGCTCATGGAAGAAGCCGCCCAAACTCTAGAAATAGAAACATTCATTCCCCTGTTGCTCAGGGACCCCCTATCCGCGAGAAAACTCCAAAGACTCGTCCTCATCGGAGACCACAACCAACTTCCTCCCGTCGTCAAAAACACCACCCTCCAAAAATTCTCCCACCTCGATCAGTCTCTCTTCTCCAGATTCGTCCGGCTGGGCGTGCCCACACTCACTCTGGACGCCCAGGCGCGGGCTCGAGCCTCCATCGCCTCCCTCTATAGCTGGCGATACCCCACGCTGACCAACCTCGACCACGTCCTCTCTCGACCCGAATTTTCCCTCTCCAACCCGGGATTCCTCCACGAGTATCAGTTCGTCGACGTCCCGGACTTCCAGGGCGCCGGCGAGATCGAGCCGACTCCCCACTACTTCCAAAACCTGGGAGAAGCCGAATTCATCGTGGCCACGTACATGTACATGCGCACTCTTGGATACCCCGCCAACAAGATTTCCATCATCACCTCTTACAACGGACAGAAGCACCTCATCCGCGACATCGTCAGGCGCCGCTGCTCCTGGACCCCCGAGCTCGGCCCCCCCTCCAAAATCACTACCGTCGACCGATTTCAAGGACAACAAAATGACTACGTCCTCCTGTCCCTCGTTCGCACCAAGGCGGTTGGCCACATCCGCGACGTCCGACGACTGGTCGTCTCCATGTCTCGCGCGCGCCTCGGACTCTACGTCTTCGGACGCAAAGAGCTGTTCCAAAACTGCTACGAAATCACCCCCGTGTTCTCGAAGCTATTCAAACGCCCCACCCAACTGCTCCTCGTCCAACACGAACAGTACTCGCCCCACTCTCGCACGGTCCTCGAACCCCCTCCCTCGGACTCCGTCTTCCCAGTCAAAGACGCCATACACATGGGACACATAGTCCAGCCAATCCCCCTCCCGCAAGGCTCTCCCGACCCCGCCGCAGCGGAACAGCGCGATCAAACTTGACCCGGCGGAGTCGCCTCGCCGCGAGCAACGCCGATCACGTCGTGCGTGCGCCGTACACGCTACGCACTCTGTTTTGTACGCACGCGGCGCCACGTCATATTGTACGGTACGCACCGCGCGCCAAACGCGACACGCAGGCCGCTCATCGCGCGCCGACGCCCCCCCGCGCGCGACTCTTGCGCCGCCCCATCTCCTCGACGCGCCGCCCGCGAGTTTCCGGGATTCCCCGCGCCGTGTCGCGGGCGACACACACAAGCGATACACAAATATACGCCGTACACGCTCTTTTCGGAACCGCGTACACTCTTCACTGAAAGTCCGCGCGTCTGCGCCTCGACGGCCTTGCAGGGAGAGGAAGGGTGCGCCCCCGGGAACCGCCTGAGTGAAGCGAGGGCGCTCCCCTCGGAGGAACGAGCGAGGGAGCCGCGGCCCCGCGCGGCTCCAAGGACCTCAAGTACGAGTTTTGGCAGAGAAAGGCGCCTCGGACGTCGCCCACACTCCGATTGGGTTTGTAAAAACGAAAAGCCTTTttttagacttttttttcttttttgttctggcTTTTGCTGGTGGGGGCGTAGACGCGCGCAATGAAATTGAACTACAACGTACGTCCGTCTGTTTGAGCGGGGGCGAGGTGCGGTCGATGCGGGGTTTTTTTTTCGAGACTGACTCGGCTTCTCTCGTGCGCGTCTTCGTTGCGTGCACAGTTTTCCAGCCTGTATGGCTTCGTGTACAAGAAGGGCCGCGTGGCGTTCATGCCAGACGGGAACACGCTGTTGAGTCCGATCGGAAACAGGGTTACCGCGTTCGATTTGGTGAAGTACGTGGACGAGAGTGCGTTTTTCGCCGACTTGTGCATTTTACTCGGCTCGTGCGGTTCTGACCTCCCTTTTCAAGCCACACGTCGTTCACGTTTCCGCTGGAGACGCGGAAGGATATAGAGCACCTGGCGGTGGCGCCGGACGGCGTTCTGCTGTTGGCGGTGGACAGGGACGGGTGCGCGCTGCTGGTGAATTGCGTTAGGCGCGTGGTGCTGGCGCAATTCAATTTGAAGGAGAGGGTCAAGGCGGTCGCGTTCAGCCCGGACGGGCGTCACTTTGCGGTGACCTACTCGAGACACGTCAAGGTTTGGAGAGTTCCAGGCAGACACAAAGAATTTGCCGCGTTCGTACTGGAAAGTCGGTACATGCATCACAGGGAGCCCGTGACGTGCTTGGGCTGGTCCGAGGCGGGCGACCAGCTGGTGTCCGGGTCGAAGGACTTGACGGTGAGCGTCTGCAGGGTATTTGAGAGCAGGCAGGGGGCAGGAAGGAGGAGGAGCTGGGCGACCCTGTCGGGTCACCGAGACCGTTTGGTGAGCGTTTTTTTTCGCGAAGGGGGACCGCTTGGTCTATTCCGTCGCGAGAGATGGCGCTCTCTATATATGGAGGTGCGAGCAGGTGCGGAGCGATGAGGGCGACCACGACTCGGCGGAGGACAAAAGCGTCGGGACCAAGGACGAAGACTGCAGTTCGGAAGGGGAAGACCGCGCAGAAATCGATGAAGACCACAGTTCGGGAGAGGAGGACGACGCCGACGAAGATCGCGATTTGAAAATCGAACGCGCCGAACCAAAAACTCGTTGGAGGTtttggagaaagttttttttttgggaCCAAGCTATTTCTCGCGTGAGCATGGCGGAGTTGCACCGTCCCAGTCAACTGTTGGTGGTCGGGTTTGAGATAGGCGTCTTCGGTCTTTACGACCTGACGAACTTGGCGGCGGCAGCGCAAAGCGGAGAATCCACCGATGACGACGACTCAATTAAACTAGTGTGTCTTCAAAAGATCAGCCTGTCCAGAAATCGAATAGACTCCGTGTCTATAAACGCCACGGGCGAATGGCTGGCGTTCGGCGTGTCCGCGTTTGGCCAGCTACTCGTCTGGGAATGGCAGTCCGAGCAGTACGTGTTGAAGCAGCAGGGCCACCATCACGAAATGTCGAGCCTTTCGTACTCCCCAGATGGACAATATATTGTAACCGGAGGCATCGATGGAAAGATAAAGGTCTGGAATACGTCTACGGGCCTGAGCTTTGTCACTTTCAAGGACCACGAGTCATCTGTGACCGATGTCGTATTCTCTCCCAAGGGCCAAGTCGTCCTCAGCAGCAGTCTAGACGGCACCATTCGCGCGTTTGACATGATCAGATACAAGAACTTCCGCACCATGACGTCCCCTACTCCAACTCAGTTTTCTTGCGTAGCCGTCGACATTTCCGGAGAAATCGTCGCCGCCGGCACCCAAACGGACTTCTCCGTCTATATTTGGTCCCTCCAAACCGGAAACCTCCTAGACATACTAAAAGGACACGAAGGACCTCTCGTGGACCTGTCTTTCTCTCCCACCGGATCGGACCAACTCATAACCGCCTCCTGGGACAAAACGGCCAAAATCTGGCACGTTTACTCGAGTAAACACCCCGTCGAGTCTCTCAACCACTCGTCCGATCTAACCGCGCTGGCGTATCGACCGGACGGTAACGAAGTCTGCGTGGCCACCCTGGACGGCTGTCTGACGTGCTGGGACCCGCTCGATGGAACCCTCAAAACAACCATCGACGGACGTCACGACATCAGCGCCGGGCGCAGCCACCAGGACTTCCAATCCTATCAAAACATATCCAGATCCAAGTACTACACCTGCATTGCCTACACCGCGGACGGCACCTGCCTCCTGGCCGGGGGAAACAGCCGATTCATCTGTCTCTACCAAATCTCGAAAAAAATTTTATTGAAGAAATTTCAAATTTCCCATAATCGCTCCATCGACGGACTCTACGACTACCTAGATTCCAGAGACGTCCACATGGACGACCCGCCGCTTAGCGACGACGACGAATCCTATCCTCTACCAAAAGAAACCCTGCCCGGCGTCCAAACCGGCGACTACTCTTCCAGACAAAGAAACCCGCTCATCTCCACCTCGGCTCTCTCATTCTCTCCCAGCAACAGACAATGGGCATGTGCTACCACTTCCGGACTATTGGTCTACACCCTCGACGACTTCCTCAACTTCGACCCCTACATGCTCGACACTCACGTCACTCCCGACTCCATCCTTCGTACCCTCCGAGCTCACAACTACCTAAAGGCCATCATCATGGCCCTCCGCCTCAACGAACGCTCCGTCACTCACCGCGTCCTCCTGAACACGCCCTTCCAACACGTCCGCTCCGTCGTCCACGAACTCCATCCCAACTACCTCCAAAGACTCCTCGATTTCCTCGCCCTCCACATGGAGGACTCTCCTCACGTGGAACTCCATATGCACTGGATCTCCTGCGCGCTGTCTCTCCACGGACCGTACATCCAACAAAACCTTCCCAAAATGGTCACCACGCTAAGACACCTGCAAAAAAATGTGCTAAAACAGCAACTCTCTATCCAGGACATCTGCGACGAAAACCAACACCTCCTCTCTTACATCCACTCCATTCAATCCTGTAAGCATATTCAAAAACCGACCGAGACCGAGGACGACGTCCTTCCTGAATCTGCCGCCCAACTCCATCTACTCAATAAAGAAAAGGAGAAGCTCAACGAGCTCGTCCTTGACGCCTCTCACGAACAACGCTCCTCCCTCGCCCCGCGCCGACGCAAAGCTAAAGGATGAGCGCATAACGGTATCCGAAAAATATAACTTTGtacctgtttttttttaaatttatcggcTTCCACAATTTCACTTACTCTGAAAGTTACCAATACCCCCGAGCAAACATTCCTTGATCATCAGGGAGGACGTGAACTCTTCGTAGTTGACTTCGTTTTTGTCCTGGAACCCAAAATTCAGCAAGCACtgcgttatgctctgtgaaaacgaCTCCGGCATGTTTGGGTATGTGCCAACCATGTGAGACAGCAGCACCAAAAGCTTCTCAACCTGGATTCTGGGGCTCGCGTAAACCTCGAACAATCTTTTGATAGCTTCAGAGGACTCTAGAAAGGAAGTCGCCTCAACCATACATGCGAACACCATAAGCCTATTGGCAAAATCCGGGCCCCCTAGCGATTTCAGACCCTTCATGAATGAGACGAGTCTAGATTGAAGCTCGCTGGAGGCATCCAGGAAAGCGAACAAGTCCTCATTCACTTCTCCCGCGCACGCTTTGGAGACAACCTCCGATATCTGGCCAGACATAGAAAATCGCCGTTAGTCGGACAATTTCCGACGAAATTGTATCGGGCATTGACGAAGAAAATACATTTTGGTACAGTTTTTTCAACTGCGTCAAATTGAGACTTGTGCTTTTTGGTACAtctaagagaaaaaagaaaaatcagtatCGCCGAGAGGGCGCGGACGGCCGCTACCGTTCCGGGCGTTTGACAGGCACCTTTCTGCGAAGAGCGAGAGACGACGGGTTCGGCCGAATGGCCTGAAGGGTCTTGGGAGGCGGCGAGTTTGGTGAAGTATCTGTGTCAAAAAAGTCAGTTTGTCGTGAGACGAAGCTCGTTTTGACAGGTGAAGGATTCATTCGTCCGTGTACAGGCGCAGAGGAGGCGCGTACGCGAGAGCAAATTGGGCCAAATTGGCAGGCCGCTGTCGTAGGGCGGCGTGGCTGAAATGCTTGATGAGGTCGAGTAGCTGCTCTTCGAAAGAGGCGACCATGCGAATAGGGGGATGGGGGACTAGACTTAATGACTTTGGCCACAACCGAAGAATTTCATGAGGCCGTGTTAAAAAAAATGCAGAGTTCGAAAAAAAAGGGTCGTCGAACGGAGTGAGCCGATTTGCGAGAGACGGTCGTGTGGGGGAAAACGCAAGCGTTTCCGCAGCTGCTCTTACGGTTACAATCACAAGTCCGATGCGGTTTGAtagtcaattttttatttttttttgcagtATGGAACGAGTTTGAATAAGAGCAGGCCGAGGATGAGGAAGACGTGCCCGTGCCAATAGAGACTGGAATAGACGTGGATGCTTCTGCCCCAGCTGAGGAGTATGAATGCGACTAGACAGTAGGAAAGCACGTAGGAAGTAAGCAGCGTTAGGACGGTGCGGTAGAGCATTGGCTCGCGTCCTTGAGGGTCAAGGAAATGGATTCTGACTTTTCGGTAGATTTCTCGATAAAATTCGGTGGCAAACGCGCAGAGCCCGAAGCTGAGGTAATATCCTGGGTACAATCCGTGCCAGATGGACGAGACGAGGTAGGTGAAGTAGGTGGAATAGACGCCAAGGAATTCTTTGTACCTGAGGTAGATGTAGTATTTGAGCCAGCGGTTGGCACTGAGGTTCCAATTGTCGGTGATGTCTTTGAAGCTTTTGGATGTTTCGAGAGCGAGTGGTCGTACGCTGGAGGCCCTGTCccacagagagggggaagaggggtcTGCTGGGTTAGAATAGCCGCTCCAGCCTATGCCGATTATGATGTTGGAGCCTTCTAGTAGGAGCCAGGCGAAGTAGTAAGGGCATCTGTAGAGAATGACGGCTATCCAGAGGTAAAGCGAGCGACAGATGACTGGTAAGTGGTTCAGGCTGCCGTCTAGGAGTCTGCTGAGTGGGAGGTATTTTTGCAAGAGCAGTGGCAGTCCCATGAGGATGCCGTAGAGTCCCACGAGAAATCCGCGTTTGTAGGATCCTGCTGGGACTTTTTTGTTGGGGAACATGGAGAGTTCGACGAATTCGAAGTGGACACGAGGAGGAAGCGTGGGACCTGCTAGGATGTTTGAATACCAGAACATGTAGCTGAAATATTCGAGGAGAGATGGTTTTCTGAGGAGGCGGTTGTGCTGCATGTAGGACAGGAGTTGTTTTCTAGCTGGAGAGGACGGTTCTAGTTTGAAAGCGTGCGTCTTCATGTCTTGGTAGTCGAATGCGTACATGACGAACTTAATCGTCAGAAGCATTTGCGTGCCCGTAAAGTCGATGGACCAGCCGAGGTAGTCCACGTACATTCTGTATGTGTGACACAGCATCAAGTAGAAGAGGGAGAATGCCAGGACCGAGTGTCCGATCAGTTTCGGCGGTACAGATTCCGTGATCCAATATACGACGACAGACGTGAACAGGTGGTGCACAAGTTGGTTTCCGGATATGAGATAGCACATGAGGAGGCCCAGTACAAGTCCATACAGATGCTTTGGAAGCGGGGTTTTCATTAGTTGCGGACATACGCTTTTCCCTGAGGGATCGGATGCGGGGCCGCGCGTCCCGCTCCGAGCTCGAGGGGGGGCTCTCTGAAGGCAGAGAGGCCACCTCGGGTCGTCCGCGAGCACTCGCCCTGCGCGGAAGTGGGTGTGTGCAGTTTTGTCTCGAGGCGAGCGAAAAAAAAAAAGCGGAGATCAAGAGGCTCCCCTCGGAACGAgggacggagcacaaaagaaaaaaagcacGTATATATGTGTACACGTATGTGTGTGTATTCACGAATAGATGACTTCAGTGTATCCAGCGCGTACCTTCAATACGGGTCGGTCTGGCAGACGTCGATAGATCAGGGAGAGGGGATAGGTGCCCAATAGACAGAACACGTATCTCTGCTTATCGCTGTTGAAGAAGACGGTTTGTGTTTGCGTCTTGGTGGGCTCTCCTTGCCTTGGGAGTGGATCGTGGGCGTCTGAGGGAGACATTCGACGGGTCGACGTCAGAGCACAAATGCAAAAATTTTCGGTGTCTTCTTTCAAAAATGCAGGTGCAGACCTCGTTGCCTAGTTCTTTCTCTGTCTGCAGGTGTGGATTTCGGCGCGCCCGTTTTCTGTCTGCTGTTGGTCGGGTGTCTGCCTGTCTGCTCCGAGTGTCGGTGGCCCGTCGGGTGCGGTGCTCTCGAGTGACCCGTTCGTCTTCGTCCTTTGGAGCGGTGCCGGGCCAGATGGCGAGGCGTCCACCCCGAGGGGGCCGTTGCTGCGGGAGGAGGCTCGGTTTGTGCAGACAGCGTACGGCACGGCGCGACGGCGAAGCAAAAAAAAGCAGGCGTGAGAGAGAGCGTCGTCGTCGGCCGCAAATTTTTCAAGATGAGAGCGAGGGCGCGGGGTGAGAGACGTGCAATTCGGAGACGTGCTTGCTGAGTTCCGAGTAGACTTGCAGTTGCTCGGTGGGAGGTAGGGCCGATATGGCGAGTAGGATGGCTTCTATGTCTGTGAAAGTGCTCTTAATGAAGGTGACGTAGTAGACATGAATGAACAACCCGACCAGGAGCTGACAGTCGAACCGGTCGGTGATGCCTCCGTGTCCTGGAATGAGCGTATCAAAATCTTTTTTTTGATAGGCACGTTTGACGGCGGACGCGAGGAACCCGCCAAATGGCGCGACCAGAGACGCGAACAGTGAGAACGCGATGCTGTGGCTTTGCATGGGCATCCACGTGACGTCGCTCAAGAAAGAGGGCAATCTGAACCCGAGATAGCTTTGGAGCTTGACAGGTGTGAACAGATGAGAAACGGGGCAAGTACCGGATTCTTTCAACTGAAGCTTGCTGCACCTGAACCAGCTGAAAGACGCCAAATACCTGGATCCTATGATGCCCGCTATGATCGTTGCGATCAGGCCTCCGATGAATCCCTCCCACGTTTTTTTGGGAGACAGCTTTATGAGCGGTCGATTAATGAACTTCCTGCCCAGCGTCAGGCCGGTGATGTACGCAAACACATCATTGCATATGATTAGAGAATGGGGCAGTATGAACCAGATGAGGCCGCGATAGATGTTTTCGACGATGAAGTGGCACTGAACGAAAATGTTGAGGATCGTTACAAATACCCAGgttatctgccttatttgataccTCAACGTTTGCccgtgcaagctgaagatgaacccaACGAACCCAATCATGTGGAGGATAAACGAGTGCAGCAAGTGGTGGTGATAGACGATGTGGTAGAACCGGTCTGGAACGTAGTCCCTCAAGTAGGTCCATACACCTCTACCGTAGACGAAGTAGAGCGCTGTGGTCATGAAGTACCTTTCGTCCGGGAGGAGGCCAAGGCCGAAGAGCAAATACGTCGTATTATTGACGtacaattccaaaaaaaaaaaaattgaattttacggTTCTAGTGGAATAGCTCTCGAAAAGTGCCGATCTGGgtgtgtagtaaaaaaaaaagaggtgctCTTGAATTCTTGCAAAGGGGCGGGAAAAGGGGGAGTTCGTTGACCCTtcgtgtcactttttttttttttttttaatctaggaACAGGACGTACCAGTTTAAGACGCGGATTCCCCACTGGCCCTTTTCTTTGGCAGCATGGTGATTGATATTGACTATTTCTCTGAACATGCCTATTTGCAGCAGGACGACAAACAACGCTACTATCTCATGCGAGGTTAGGAGGATGGTGATGAATCCAGCGATCATGCAAATTCCTGCGATAATCCTTACGCCGATC is a window from the Schistocerca gregaria isolate iqSchGreg1 unplaced genomic scaffold, iqSchGreg1.2 ptg000867l, whole genome shotgun sequence genome containing:
- the LOC126323792 gene encoding probable phosphatidate cytidylyltransferase isoform X2 — protein: MNAKAGKQNVRSREPKPSSSEDRAVLYHHKAPASKLGKGENRTTEGTVRRIGVRIIAGICMIAGFITILLTSHEIVALFVVLLQIGMFREIVNINHHAAKEKGQWGIRVLNWYFMTTALYFVYGRGVWTYLRDYVPDRFYHIVYHHHLLHSFILHMIGFVGFIFSLHGQTLRYQIRQITWVFVTILNIFVQCHFIVENIYRGLIWFILPHSLIICNDVFAYITGLTLGRKFINRPLIKLSPKKTWEGFIGGLIATIIAGIIGSRYLASFSWFRCSKLQLKESGTCPVSHLFTPVKLQSYLGFRLPSFLSDVTWMPMQSHSIAFSLFASLVAPFGGFLASAVKRAYQKKDFDTLIPGHGGITDRFDCQLLVGLFIHVYYVTFIKSTFTDIEAILLAISALPPTEQLQVYSELSKHVSELHVSHPAPSLSS
- the LOC126323792 gene encoding uncharacterized protein LOC126323792 isoform X1; its protein translation is MSPSDAHDPLPRQGEPTKTQTQTVFFNSDKQRYVFCLLGTYPLSLIYRRLPDRPVLKHLYGLVLGLLMCYLISGNQLVHHLFTSVVVYWITESVPPKLIGHSVLAFSLFYLMLCHTYRMYVDYLGWSIDFTGTQMLLTIKFVMYAFDYQDMKTHAFKLEPSSPARKQLLSYMQHNRLLRKPSLLEYFSYMFWYSNILAGPTLPPRVHFEFVELSMFPNKKVPAGSYKRGFLVGLYGILMGLPLLLQKYLPLSRLLDGSLNHLPVICRSLYLWIAVILYRCPYYFAWLLLEGSNIIIGIGWSGYSNPADPSSPSLWDRASSVRPLALETSKSFKDITDNWNLSANRWLKYYIYLRYKEFLGVYSTYFTYLVSSIWHGLYPGYYLSFGLCAFATEFYREIYRKVRIHFLDPQGREPMLYRTVLTLLTSYVLSYCLVAFILLSWGRSIHVYSSLYWHGHVFLILGLLLFKLVPYCKKK
- the LOC126323791 gene encoding periodic tryptophan protein 2 homolog, which gives rise to MSSLSYSPDGQYIVTGGIDGKIKVWNTSTGLSFVTFKDHESSVTDVVFSPKGQVVLSSSLDGTIRAFDMIRYKNFRTMTSPTPTQFSCVAVDISGEIVAAGTQTDFSVYIWSLQTGNLLDILKGHEGPLVDLSFSPTGSDQLITASWDKTAKIWHVYSSKHPVESLNHSSDLTALAYRPDGNEVCVATLDGCLTCWDPLDGTLKTTIDGRHDISAGRSHQDFQSYQNISRSKYYTCIAYTADGTCLLAGGNSRFICLYQISKKILLKKFQISHNRSIDGLYDYLDSRDVHMDDPPLSDDDESYPLPKETLPGVQTGDYSSRQRNPLISTSALSFSPSNRQWACATTSGLLVYTLDDFLNFDPYMLDTHVTPDSILRTLRAHNYLKAIIMALRLNERSVTHRVLLNTPFQHVRSVVHELHPNYLQRLLDFLALHMEDSPHVELHMHWISCALSLHGPYIQQNLPKMVTTLRHLQKNVLKQQLSIQDICDENQHLLSYIHSIQSCKHIQKPTETEDDVLPESAAQLHLLNKEKEKLNELVLDASHEQRSSLAPRRRKAKG